Part of the Pomacea canaliculata isolate SZHN2017 linkage group LG11, ASM307304v1, whole genome shotgun sequence genome is shown below.
CAAGATTCGTCCTTTCCGTTCATTATCTTGTGAGACTATTAAAATATAGATCGTGTTCAGGTAGTGGTGTCAGATCACATGACCAAGGTGGCTTTTCATTGTTTGCAGAAGTGCTTGATACCTGGGTGGCGACTGCTCTAAACTATTGTTAGAAGTTCAGAGAACCTCCATCACTATTATGTATTATCTTTTGATGGCATCGCTCAAAGGTaagaaaatatcacacaaaTGCAGGGACAAACTGACACACCAGAAAAATAACCGTTACAGCTACATTTTTTGTACTGTATGAGAACGTTTTTGTCCAGACGAAATGAGAATatcttttaagtattttaaaagtaggaattatatgtaatttttgtatttatgacATGTAACCTACCTTTTCTGTTCTGTCAAATGCTCTTCTTAGAGTAGATTTGGTAATGTTTGGTAACATCAAGGACAGTCGAACAGGAATCGGACTTATATCTGACATTAGATGTTGTATCATACTCTCTGCCCTCTGTAGTTGTCGCAGGCCTTCAGACACCGCTGAGCTAAACAGTTCATCTTTTCTCCGCTCCCCATCTTTACTACCATCGTCTTTGTCGCCTACAGTCTTGACAATCCAACCACCACGCCTTGATGTCTATGGATGATAAGAACATCAAAACATCCGATATTCTGGTCACGTTTATCAACTTTAGGAACAGGTAAGCGATGTCCTGTGTACTCAGGACTGGGACATCTCAGGTAGTCATCGTAACTGAACTGTGTCAGGACAAACATATGTTCCTGATATTGTTCCGCCATATGACGTAAGCAGTGTATCACGTGCTGCATGGCTCGGTCATACAGGATGTCTTTGACATTAGGAGGGTGAGGTACGTAGAAGACTTGATcggcaaattttttttcagagtatCGAGTTTTGTTAAAGTAGACTGGAGGCACAAAGTAACATTCATTCAGCATGTCTGGATACATATCATTGACTTTATCCAACAAAAAGGCTTGAAACTCTTCTGTCACTTTATCGGGCTGGTTCTGTAAAAGACAATAATACCTCATAGTAGAAACTGTCAGTTCTATtgtaaaggaaaaaagaaaactttacagTAAACTACcccagaaacaaaattttacacaGGTTCTAGAAATATGTAAGTCAGTAAATACCTGTCACATGCAAATTCTGTCAATGAAACACGGAGTTAATAGAATCCCAactaataaagatttataagtCGCTCAGAGCTTCGAACACTCACTATATTAAACATATCACATGAGTGCAACCAAGACTATCCAAGAAATACTGAGATGAGGGATTTTAGATGATACTAATACTCAAACCAGTTTAAATGATAGTCTCTGCTGTACTCACTTCGGGAGACACCATTGGGAATTCTTCGTCCTTCATCACCGACATAGACACATTCTTTCTGCAATATTTCGAgatgggttggtttttttttcttccattgctttttttaaatagaactAAGATCTCAAATGTCTCTTGTAGCTTTAGGTGAAAGTTTTTAAACAGGCATACATTTTTGGGACGAGCAGTACCAGACTTTATTCAATTATGCAAACTGAGGTTTGCTGCTATCTTGGGTCCCTCTTTCAGGAAATGTAATATGTCTGGTCTTTGTCCGAAATAAGAAAATTATAGAGATCATGGATTATTACCATTACAACCCATAAGCATTGACAACCCTTGATAAGTGTAGTCATGTTGACTaactgcaaacacacacacacactttgtacGTGTGCTTAAGTAAAAACTGATCAAGTTcggggaaaaaaatatgagtAGACGCcttattcttgttttgttttggggttctTTTTGGTTGTATAACTAGTATATCCAATAATAGTATCATACTGCACTATGATTATACTCTTCTCATCATAGAAAAGCAGTCCTACTCACCTCCGTTTCTTCATAAACACCACGAGTCCTGCAATCACTGTCGCAATTAGTGTCAGGACACCCAGGGATGTTCCCAGCGCTACAGTGTCTAAATTCTTCTCTGCATACAAATTATTAAGGAAATATTTCTCTATAGCGGACTGTATTGTAGACATAGgtatttttcttcatgtttaatAAATTGACTTTTTATTGCCAACTctatccctttctctctctctttacatcTGCCCTTTCTTAGTAACGCAAAAGTTTATTGGTAGGACATAGTTTAGAAAactaatgttttattaatacTTTTTCAGTCATAGTACCAGCCATAAAATACAGCATTGGAGCCTTTCACAAACATTCATTACTACATTTGGAAATGAAGTAAGAAGTGATCAACTACATCATTCAAAAGTATGAGACGCCtcttaatttgtaaatattatttatatcaaCAATTAATGAACCATAATTATACAAATCATTTGTCTACACT
Proteins encoded:
- the LOC112576221 gene encoding uncharacterized protein LOC112576221, whose protein sequence is MAIPMATNEKTYIYSCWHGGSHGHKGKTCSFRMDSNGVQPETKKNLDTVALGTSLGVLTLIATVIAGLVVFMKKRRKNVSMSVMKDEEFPMVSPENQPDKVTEEFQAFLLDKVNDMYPDMLNECYFVPPVYFNKTRYSEKKFADQVFYVPHPPNVKDILYDRAMQHVIHCLRHMAEQYQEHMFVLTQFSYDDYLRCPSPEYTGHRLPVPKVDKRDQNIGCFDVLIIHRHQGVVVGLSRL